From Segatella copri, the proteins below share one genomic window:
- the rlmH gene encoding 23S rRNA (pseudouridine(1915)-N(3))-methyltransferase RlmH encodes MKTELILVGKTVNKHFIAGIKDYAERITHYMPFNITTIPELKNTKSLSEQQQKEREGELILKLLQPSDTVVLMDEHGQEFRSIEFAKWIERKQATARRLVFVIGGPYGFSQSVYDRANEKISLSKMTFSHQMVRLIFTEALYRACTIIKGEPYHHE; translated from the coding sequence ATGAAGACAGAACTCATTCTGGTCGGAAAGACCGTAAACAAGCATTTCATTGCGGGCATCAAGGATTATGCTGAACGCATCACCCATTATATGCCTTTCAACATAACAACCATTCCTGAGCTCAAGAACACCAAGAGTCTCAGCGAACAGCAGCAGAAGGAACGGGAAGGAGAACTGATTCTGAAACTCCTCCAGCCTTCGGATACCGTGGTGCTGATGGATGAACATGGACAGGAATTCCGAAGCATCGAATTTGCCAAATGGATAGAGCGCAAGCAGGCCACGGCAAGAAGGCTCGTCTTTGTCATCGGCGGTCCTTACGGCTTTTCACAGTCAGTCTACGACCGCGCCAACGAGAAGATCTCCCTCTCCAAGATGACCTTCTCGCATCAGATGGTGCGCCTTATCTTTACCGAGGCGCTCTATCGCGCATGTACTATTATAAAAGGTGAACCTTACCACCACGAATAA
- a CDS encoding PDDEXK nuclease domain-containing protein: MNKPINILDKDYLKWVKELCKRYRQSQIKAAVKVNTEMLKFYWSLGRDIVALKAETRWGSKFFKNLSRDLKEANPLATCFSPKNLLYMKNFYCMYLPYTEIGQQVADQLERDANLPQLGIKNNTTKIGQQVADQVEKDIFSTPWGHHMLLIDKFLTEPQKALFYIHQTVVNGWSRNVLHNYIDSSLYERQGKALSNFTRTLPEVGSDLAQEITRDPYNFAFTGITKPYNERILKDALLNNITKFLTELGTGFAYVGKEYRLQIGEKENFIDLLFYNLNLSCYIVLEVKIGSFTFADVGQLGGYVVACNHLLRKEGRDNPTIGLLICKEKDRIQAQYALESSSQPIAISEYDLEKFYPEKLEGTMPTIEEWEAKLGGSIEHE, encoded by the coding sequence ATGAACAAACCGATAAACATTTTAGATAAAGATTATTTGAAATGGGTCAAGGAACTCTGTAAGCGTTATCGCCAGAGCCAGATAAAGGCTGCGGTAAAGGTGAATACAGAAATGCTCAAGTTCTATTGGAGTTTGGGCAGAGATATTGTTGCCTTAAAAGCAGAGACACGTTGGGGCAGTAAGTTCTTCAAAAATCTTAGTAGAGATTTGAAAGAAGCAAATCCTTTGGCAACTTGCTTTTCACCGAAGAATCTTCTTTATATGAAGAATTTCTATTGCATGTATCTACCATACACAGAAATTGGTCAGCAAGTTGCTGACCAATTGGAAAGGGATGCCAATTTGCCTCAACTTGGAATAAAAAATAACACCACGAAAATTGGTCAGCAAGTTGCTGACCAAGTGGAAAAAGATATTTTCTCAACTCCTTGGGGGCATCACATGCTGTTGATTGACAAATTCCTAACAGAGCCACAGAAGGCTTTGTTCTATATACACCAAACAGTAGTAAACGGCTGGAGCAGGAATGTCCTTCACAATTACATAGACTCGTCTCTGTATGAGCGACAAGGGAAAGCTTTGAGCAATTTTACCCGCACATTACCTGAGGTCGGCAGCGATTTGGCACAAGAAATCACAAGAGACCCATACAACTTTGCTTTCACTGGAATCACCAAACCATATAATGAGCGCATTCTTAAAGATGCTTTGCTCAACAATATCACCAAATTCCTAACAGAACTTGGTACAGGTTTTGCCTACGTAGGCAAGGAATATCGCTTGCAGATTGGAGAGAAAGAGAACTTTATCGACTTGCTCTTTTATAATTTGAACTTGTCATGCTACATAGTTCTGGAAGTCAAGATAGGTTCATTCACCTTTGCTGATGTCGGGCAACTTGGTGGTTATGTAGTAGCTTGTAACCACCTTCTTCGCAAAGAGGGGCGTGACAATCCTACTATAGGTTTACTTATTTGCAAGGAGAAAGACCGTATCCAGGCACAATATGCCCTGGAATCAAGCAGCCAACCCATAGCTATTTCTGAGTACGATCTAGAAAAATTCTATCCTGAAAAATTGGAAGGAACTATGCCGACGATAGAGGAATGGGAAGCTAAGTTGGGGGGTAGCATTGAACACGAATAA
- the uvrA gene encoding excinuclease ABC subunit UvrA yields the protein MGKDKYIEIKGARANNLKNIDVKIPQGKFVAITGVSGSGKSSLAFDTLYAEGQRRYVESLSSYARQFLGRMSKPECDFIKGLPPAIAIEQKVISRNPRSTVGTNTEIYEYLRLLYARIGKTYSPISGQEVKRHTTEDVLACTRQYSQGTRFVILAPIHVIEGRSLGKQLEMYNQEGYARIYIKGEFVRIEDFMEQADKELLELSGDKLRKRMQQKDEEIFLVIDRASVSDEKDDISRLMDSAETAFYEGDGACRLVFLPSNICYDFSTRFEADGMQFEEPTDNMFAFNSPLGACPTCEGFGSIIGIDEKLVIPNTSMSVYDGCVVCWRGEKMGMWLKEFIRRAAEYDFPIFKPYFELTQQQKDWLWHGLPGEKKRKQQERVSIDEFFRMVKENQYKIQYRVMLSRFRGKTICPDCHGTRLKKEANYVKIGGKSITELVEMSIVNLSEWFRKLELSEHEKEISKRLLTEITHRLQFLLDVGLGYLTLNRLSNTLSGGESQRINLTTNLGSSLVGSVYILDEPSIGLHSRDTARLIKVLKELQQLGNTVVVVEHDEEIMRAADYLIDIGPDAGRLGGRVVYAGPSSEYSTTDKAEQEKLLAEYPESYTIKYLTHNEEIKAPTSHRAWNQYIEIKGARMNNLRGIDVKIPLNVFTCVTGVSGSGKSSLIKGILYPAMRRRLDLVADAPGEYTSMEGDWKSIHHVEFVDQNPIGKSTRSNPATYLKAYDAIRALFANQPLAKQMGFTPQYFSFNTEGGRCEECKGAGYVTIEMQFMADLTLTCEACKGKRFKHDILEVRYGGKDVNDVLNMTVNEAIEFFSDEKLQRNEGDFDNCRIIVNRLKPLQDVGLGYIKLGQNSSSLSGGENQRVKLAFFIGKEEQEPTLFIFDEPTTGLHFHDIKRLLHAFYALIERGHSLVVIEHNLDVIKCADYIIDLGPEGGDKGGNLVVAGTPEEVAACKASLTGKFLR from the coding sequence ATGGGGAAAGATAAATATATAGAAATAAAAGGGGCAAGAGCCAACAACCTCAAGAATATCGATGTGAAGATACCTCAAGGCAAGTTTGTTGCCATTACGGGTGTCTCCGGATCGGGAAAATCATCGTTGGCTTTTGATACCTTATATGCTGAGGGCCAGCGCCGCTATGTGGAGTCGCTCTCTTCATACGCTCGCCAGTTTCTGGGACGTATGAGCAAACCGGAATGTGATTTCATCAAGGGATTGCCACCTGCCATCGCCATCGAACAGAAGGTGATTTCGCGCAACCCACGATCTACCGTGGGCACCAACACCGAAATCTACGAATACCTGCGACTGCTCTACGCACGCATCGGAAAAACCTATTCGCCTATCAGCGGACAGGAGGTGAAACGCCATACTACCGAAGATGTACTCGCCTGCACCCGACAGTATTCCCAGGGCACCAGGTTTGTCATCCTCGCCCCTATCCACGTCATCGAAGGGCGCAGTCTGGGCAAACAGCTGGAGATGTACAACCAGGAAGGTTACGCGCGTATATATATAAAAGGTGAATTCGTGCGCATCGAAGACTTCATGGAGCAGGCGGATAAGGAACTGCTGGAATTAAGCGGCGATAAACTGAGAAAGAGAATGCAGCAGAAGGATGAAGAAATCTTCCTGGTCATCGACCGTGCTTCGGTAAGCGATGAGAAGGATGATATCAGCCGACTGATGGATTCTGCCGAAACTGCCTTCTATGAGGGAGATGGAGCCTGCCGCCTCGTCTTCCTGCCAAGCAATATCTGCTACGACTTCTCTACCCGGTTCGAAGCTGACGGCATGCAGTTTGAAGAGCCTACCGACAATATGTTTGCCTTCAATTCTCCTCTCGGAGCCTGCCCTACCTGCGAAGGTTTCGGCAGCATAATAGGCATCGACGAGAAACTCGTCATCCCGAACACTTCGATGAGCGTATATGACGGATGTGTGGTTTGCTGGCGAGGCGAAAAGATGGGTATGTGGCTCAAGGAATTCATCCGCAGAGCTGCAGAATACGACTTCCCTATCTTCAAGCCTTATTTCGAACTGACTCAGCAGCAGAAGGACTGGCTGTGGCACGGTCTGCCTGGCGAAAAGAAACGTAAACAGCAGGAAAGGGTGAGCATCGATGAGTTCTTCAGAATGGTAAAGGAGAACCAGTACAAGATACAATACCGCGTGATGCTGAGTCGATTCCGTGGAAAGACGATTTGTCCTGATTGCCATGGTACCCGACTCAAGAAGGAAGCCAACTATGTGAAGATTGGCGGAAAGAGCATCACCGAACTGGTTGAGATGTCGATTGTGAACCTGAGCGAATGGTTCAGGAAACTGGAACTCTCTGAGCATGAGAAGGAAATCAGCAAGCGTCTGCTCACCGAAATCACCCACCGCCTGCAGTTCCTCCTGGATGTTGGTCTGGGTTATCTTACGCTCAACCGACTCTCCAACACCCTCTCCGGCGGTGAGAGTCAGCGCATCAACCTGACCACCAACCTGGGCTCATCGCTCGTGGGTAGCGTATATATCCTCGACGAACCTAGTATCGGACTCCATAGCCGCGATACCGCCCGACTGATTAAGGTGCTGAAAGAACTGCAGCAACTGGGCAATACGGTGGTTGTGGTAGAACACGACGAAGAGATTATGCGGGCAGCCGACTATCTCATCGATATCGGTCCCGATGCCGGCAGACTGGGCGGAAGAGTGGTCTACGCCGGTCCGTCATCAGAATATTCAACCACCGATAAGGCTGAACAGGAAAAGCTGCTGGCTGAATATCCGGAGAGTTATACCATCAAGTACCTGACCCACAACGAGGAGATAAAGGCGCCAACGAGCCACCGTGCCTGGAACCAGTATATCGAAATCAAGGGAGCCCGGATGAACAATCTGCGCGGCATCGACGTTAAGATACCGCTCAACGTATTCACCTGTGTAACCGGTGTATCAGGCTCAGGCAAGAGTTCGCTCATCAAGGGAATCCTCTATCCTGCCATGCGTCGCCGTCTGGACCTCGTAGCAGATGCACCAGGCGAATATACATCGATGGAAGGCGACTGGAAGAGCATCCATCATGTAGAGTTTGTTGACCAGAACCCTATCGGAAAGAGTACCCGCAGCAACCCTGCCACTTATCTGAAGGCGTACGATGCGATACGTGCCCTCTTTGCCAACCAACCACTGGCTAAGCAGATGGGATTCACGCCCCAGTACTTCTCTTTCAATACCGAAGGCGGAAGATGCGAGGAATGTAAGGGTGCGGGATATGTTACCATCGAGATGCAGTTTATGGCAGACCTCACGCTGACCTGCGAGGCTTGTAAGGGCAAGCGGTTCAAGCACGATATCCTGGAGGTTCGCTATGGCGGAAAAGACGTCAATGATGTGCTGAACATGACGGTAAACGAGGCCATTGAGTTCTTCAGCGATGAAAAGTTGCAGCGCAACGAGGGCGACTTCGACAACTGCCGCATCATCGTAAACCGCCTGAAACCGCTTCAGGATGTGGGTCTGGGTTACATCAAGCTCGGTCAGAACTCAAGTTCGCTTTCGGGTGGTGAGAATCAGCGTGTAAAGCTCGCCTTCTTCATAGGTAAGGAAGAACAGGAGCCTACGCTCTTCATCTTCGACGAGCCTACCACGGGTCTTCACTTCCACGACATCAAGCGCCTGCTCCATGCCTTCTATGCCCTGATAGAAAGGGGCCATTCGCTGGTAGTGATAGAGCACAATCTGGATGTCATCAAGTGTGCCGACTATATCATCGACCTCGGTCCTGAAGGCGGCGATAAAGGCGGTAATCTCGTTGTTGCCGGAACTCCGGAAGAAGTAGCTGCCTGCAAGGCAAGCCTTACCGGAAAGTTCTTGCGTTAA
- a CDS encoding DUF4491 family protein has translation MEVYYTGVIIAVSTFLIIGIFHPIVMKTEYYTGTRYWWVFLVAGIICIGAAFLVANVLFSAILGVVGASCLWSIGELFEQRQRCEKGWFPKNPKRIGTGYYRDEAKSKHESV, from the coding sequence ATGGAAGTATATTACACGGGCGTCATCATCGCCGTATCCACCTTTTTAATAATAGGTATCTTTCACCCTATCGTCATGAAGACGGAATATTATACGGGCACCCGCTATTGGTGGGTTTTCCTCGTTGCAGGCATCATCTGCATCGGAGCTGCCTTCCTGGTTGCCAACGTGCTCTTCTCTGCCATACTGGGCGTAGTAGGTGCTTCATGCCTTTGGAGCATCGGTGAACTCTTCGAACAGAGACAACGCTGCGAGAAAGGCTGGTTCCCGAAGAATCCGAAAAGGATAGGAACAGGATATTACAGGGACGAAGCGAAGAGTAAACATGAAAGTGTATAG
- a CDS encoding DUF4248 domain-containing protein, whose amino-acid sequence MDLRSYTKQELALLYFPDATPAVASAHLMRWIQRIPDLLQKLAATGYGKNCKEFTPMQVSYILYFLGEP is encoded by the coding sequence ATGGATTTAAGAAGTTATACCAAGCAAGAGCTAGCTCTCCTGTATTTTCCCGATGCTACTCCAGCAGTAGCCAGTGCTCACCTGATGCGATGGATCCAGCGCATCCCCGACCTTCTCCAGAAGCTCGCCGCCACCGGTTACGGCAAGAACTGCAAGGAGTTCACCCCGATGCAAGTCTCCTACATCCTCTACTTCCTCGGTGAGCCCTAA
- a CDS encoding VapE domain-containing protein: MNITTFSNMASKIPSPGQLEGLVTFMKEDEKLRFFTESYRKTGNKSYKHDAPLSAVACIFEGGKGKDNIRSLTHLSLVDFDHITEKPDDGTLRSLKERICHDAHTLLCYVTMSGNGLRVIYRYEGEDYPAAFAMGNDYYAHLIGKESDPLCKNITRLSGLAYDPEVYFNPEATAFSAEEISHFHSATLKTAQKKKKQERIADYYEQIVKPKLENEKIRYEPGNHNQYVMRVGYMMAKKRYDRKEATQWAIRQFPEYDDVEQVFKSCYDNTTHPQKARAETGKIPYATVDEIKDFLDGHIKLRFNLITLRYEYLKGKWRILQDRDLNTQWSNMSLTARVSKSDMINVIESDYTPPYNPFTDYLENLPPWQEGDKDYIAELAATVKMKGTPVMPFCEALRKWLVAMIAGWIDEGAVNNVILVFIGRQGAYKTTWFNYLLPPELKQYFYTKANARRMTKDDIIALSQYALICYEELDTMSPSELNQLKAVVTMQYTNERAAYGHYAEQRKHINTFCGTGNNPEFLSDPTGNRRWLPYEIESILSPREHPFNYEGIYAQAYALYKSDFRYWFTDEEIEKQNRHNRAFEAPRLEQELVDLYFRKPTEAETGEFVSIARAMQIISCNISQKLSSTKLGRAFNDLGFEKMRTTHNRGYRAIIRTAEEIKAYQVSLCINSPQSDDDAPF, translated from the coding sequence ATGAACATAACAACATTCAGCAACATGGCCAGCAAGATTCCTTCACCTGGCCAGTTGGAAGGCCTGGTAACCTTCATGAAGGAAGATGAGAAACTCAGGTTTTTCACCGAGTCTTACCGGAAAACGGGGAATAAGTCGTACAAGCACGATGCACCCCTCTCCGCCGTAGCCTGCATCTTCGAAGGCGGAAAAGGCAAGGACAACATCCGGAGTCTCACACATCTGTCACTGGTTGACTTCGACCACATCACAGAAAAACCGGATGACGGCACCCTGCGCTCGCTCAAAGAGAGAATCTGCCACGATGCCCACACCCTGCTCTGCTACGTTACCATGAGCGGCAACGGACTGCGCGTCATCTACCGCTATGAAGGCGAGGATTATCCCGCCGCCTTCGCCATGGGAAACGACTACTACGCGCATCTCATCGGCAAGGAAAGCGATCCGCTCTGCAAGAACATCACAAGGCTCAGCGGACTCGCCTACGACCCCGAAGTCTATTTCAATCCCGAAGCCACAGCCTTCAGCGCCGAGGAAATCAGCCATTTCCATTCCGCTACGCTCAAGACCGCCCAGAAGAAAAAGAAACAGGAACGCATCGCCGACTACTATGAGCAGATCGTCAAACCCAAGCTGGAAAACGAAAAGATCAGGTACGAACCCGGCAACCATAATCAGTATGTGATGCGGGTGGGCTACATGATGGCCAAGAAACGGTACGACAGGAAAGAAGCCACCCAGTGGGCTATCAGGCAGTTTCCCGAATACGACGACGTAGAACAGGTGTTCAAATCGTGCTACGACAACACCACTCACCCACAGAAGGCGAGGGCTGAAACCGGAAAGATTCCCTATGCCACCGTAGATGAAATCAAAGACTTCCTCGACGGACATATCAAACTCCGCTTCAACCTCATCACCCTGCGCTACGAGTATCTGAAGGGGAAATGGCGAATCCTCCAGGACCGCGATCTGAATACGCAATGGAGTAACATGTCGCTAACCGCAAGGGTGAGCAAGAGCGACATGATCAATGTCATCGAGAGCGACTATACTCCGCCCTACAATCCCTTCACCGATTATCTGGAGAATCTCCCACCCTGGCAGGAAGGCGACAAGGACTATATAGCCGAACTCGCTGCCACGGTAAAGATGAAGGGCACCCCCGTGATGCCCTTCTGTGAAGCCCTCAGGAAATGGCTCGTGGCGATGATAGCAGGATGGATAGACGAAGGTGCCGTCAACAATGTCATCCTGGTGTTCATCGGCAGACAGGGCGCCTACAAGACCACCTGGTTCAACTATCTCCTGCCGCCGGAACTGAAGCAATACTTCTATACGAAGGCGAATGCCAGGCGCATGACGAAGGATGATATCATCGCACTTTCGCAGTATGCACTCATCTGTTATGAAGAGCTCGACACGATGAGTCCATCGGAACTGAACCAGCTGAAGGCTGTGGTAACGATGCAGTATACCAACGAAAGGGCGGCATACGGCCATTATGCCGAGCAGCGCAAGCATATCAACACCTTCTGCGGCACGGGCAACAATCCCGAGTTTTTGAGCGACCCTACCGGTAACCGTCGCTGGCTGCCTTACGAGATAGAGAGCATCCTCTCGCCCCGTGAGCATCCGTTCAATTACGAAGGTATCTACGCCCAGGCTTACGCCCTCTACAAGAGTGATTTCCGCTATTGGTTCACCGATGAGGAGATAGAAAAGCAGAACCGGCACAACCGCGCTTTTGAGGCGCCCAGACTGGAACAGGAACTTGTGGATCTCTACTTCCGAAAGCCAACGGAGGCGGAGACAGGGGAGTTCGTGTCCATAGCCAGAGCGATGCAGATCATCAGTTGCAACATATCCCAGAAGCTGAGCAGCACCAAGTTGGGCAGAGCTTTCAATGATCTCGGATTCGAAAAGATGCGCACCACCCACAACCGTGGTTACAGGGCGATTATACGTACTGCCGAGGAAATCAAGGCATACCAGGTATCCCTCTGCATCAACTCGCCGCAATCCGATGATGATGCCCCGTTCTAG
- a CDS encoding phospho-sugar mutase has translation MANNAELIKQCEERAQQWLTPAFDEETRKEVKAMLDAEDKSALVDAFYQNLEFGTGGLRGIMGAGTNRMNKYIVGMATQGFANYILKAFPGEENLSVVVGHDCRNNSRLFAETVAAIFSANGIKAYLFESLRPTPEISFAIRELGAKAGVNVTASHNPKEYNGYKAYWSDGAQVLAPHDTGIIEEVNKVTIDQVKFEANWDKIKIIGGEMDYDYMTAVHSAMIDQDVINRQKDLNIVYSAMHGTGRVIVPLCLRSWGFQNINVVPEQMVVDGNFPTVVSPNPENAEAMTLGMKLGTKLNADLVVATDPDADRLAIVCRDDKGEWMIINGNQTAMMFCYYIIENKKKLGKLKPTDFLVKTIVTTEVIAEIAKKNNVELRDCYTGFKWIAREIAISEGKQQYIGGGEESFGFLPYDKVRDKDAPASICLICEIAAWAKDQGKTLYDLLMQIYAEYGFSKEFTVNVVRPGKTGADEIKQMMADFRANPPQELGGSKVVTWKDYQSLEVKHADGSVEKLDMPATSNVLQWFCDDNTKVSVRPSGTEPKIKFYIEVKDPSFKCAGCYNRCTAAAMDKIEAIKKSLKLD, from the coding sequence ATGGCTAATAACGCAGAATTGATCAAGCAGTGTGAAGAAAGAGCACAGCAGTGGCTCACACCTGCTTTTGACGAAGAAACCCGTAAGGAAGTAAAGGCAATGCTCGACGCAGAGGACAAGTCTGCTCTCGTTGATGCATTCTATCAGAACTTGGAGTTCGGTACTGGTGGTTTGCGCGGTATCATGGGCGCAGGTACCAACCGCATGAACAAGTATATCGTTGGTATGGCTACACAGGGCTTTGCTAACTACATCCTCAAGGCTTTCCCAGGTGAGGAGAACCTTTCTGTAGTGGTAGGTCACGACTGCCGTAACAACTCCCGTCTCTTCGCTGAGACCGTAGCTGCCATCTTCTCTGCCAATGGCATCAAGGCTTATCTCTTCGAGAGCCTCCGTCCTACACCAGAGATTTCTTTCGCTATCCGCGAGCTCGGTGCAAAGGCTGGTGTAAACGTAACAGCTTCTCACAACCCTAAGGAGTACAACGGTTACAAGGCTTACTGGAGCGACGGTGCTCAGGTTCTGGCTCCACACGATACAGGTATCATCGAGGAGGTAAACAAGGTTACTATCGACCAGGTGAAGTTTGAGGCTAACTGGGATAAGATCAAGATTATCGGTGGTGAGATGGATTACGACTACATGACAGCCGTTCATTCTGCTATGATTGACCAGGATGTCATCAACCGTCAGAAAGACCTCAACATCGTTTATTCAGCTATGCACGGTACAGGTCGTGTCATCGTTCCTCTCTGTCTGCGTTCTTGGGGCTTCCAGAACATCAATGTAGTTCCTGAGCAGATGGTTGTAGATGGTAACTTCCCAACAGTGGTTTCTCCTAACCCAGAGAATGCAGAGGCTATGACCCTCGGTATGAAGCTCGGTACCAAGTTGAACGCTGACCTCGTTGTAGCTACTGACCCAGATGCTGACCGTCTGGCTATCGTTTGCCGCGACGACAAGGGCGAGTGGATGATCATCAATGGTAACCAGACAGCCATGATGTTCTGCTACTACATCATCGAGAACAAGAAGAAGTTGGGCAAGTTGAAGCCAACAGACTTCCTCGTAAAGACCATCGTAACAACAGAAGTTATCGCTGAGATTGCCAAGAAGAACAACGTAGAGTTGCGCGACTGCTACACCGGTTTCAAGTGGATTGCACGCGAGATTGCTATCTCTGAGGGCAAGCAGCAGTACATCGGTGGTGGTGAGGAGAGCTTCGGCTTCTTGCCATACGATAAGGTACGCGATAAGGATGCTCCTGCATCTATCTGTCTCATCTGCGAGATTGCAGCATGGGCTAAGGATCAGGGCAAGACTCTCTACGACCTCCTGATGCAGATTTATGCAGAGTATGGCTTCAGCAAGGAGTTTACTGTAAACGTAGTTCGCCCAGGTAAGACTGGTGCTGACGAGATTAAGCAGATGATGGCAGACTTCCGTGCCAACCCTCCACAGGAGTTGGGTGGCAGCAAGGTGGTAACCTGGAAGGACTATCAGAGCCTGGAGGTTAAGCATGCTGACGGCAGCGTAGAGAAGCTCGACATGCCTGCTACAAGCAATGTACTCCAGTGGTTCTGCGACGACAACACCAAGGTAAGTGTCCGTCCATCAGGTACAGAGCCTAAGATTAAGTTCTATATTGAGGTAAAGGATCCTTCATTCAAGTGCGCTGGCTGCTACAACCGCTGCACAGCTGCTGCAATGGATAAGATCGAGGCTATCAAAAAGAGCCTGAAGTTGGATTAA
- a CDS encoding N-acetyltransferase yields the protein MELTEEVLQQCKGFTCKDEDITEFFTQDYADYAYQLLGKSYCFVKPDTSEIVCAFTVANSSVKVDSLPSNLRNKLNRKIPNAKRRPQYPAVLVGQLAVSDLFSGHHVGDELLDFIKSWFIDPLNKTGCRYVIVDAVNHSKVFEYYQRNGFKFLFSSDEEEWTFLHNKGLEPITPIEPMKTRLMYFDLIYLRTK from the coding sequence ATGGAACTGACAGAGGAAGTCTTGCAGCAATGCAAAGGCTTCACTTGTAAGGATGAGGACATAACAGAGTTCTTCACCCAAGACTATGCTGACTATGCCTATCAGTTGCTTGGAAAATCATATTGTTTTGTTAAACCAGATACATCTGAAATAGTCTGCGCATTTACAGTTGCTAATTCGAGTGTAAAAGTAGATTCACTTCCTTCAAACCTTCGGAATAAGCTTAATAGAAAGATTCCGAATGCCAAGCGAAGACCGCAGTATCCAGCAGTGTTGGTTGGACAGTTGGCAGTAAGCGATTTGTTCAGTGGGCATCATGTGGGAGATGAATTGTTGGATTTCATCAAATCATGGTTTATAGACCCATTGAATAAAACAGGATGCCGATATGTCATTGTTGATGCCGTCAACCATTCGAAAGTGTTTGAATATTATCAACGAAATGGTTTCAAGTTCTTGTTTTCGTCAGATGAGGAAGAATGGACCTTTTTGCATAACAAAGGTCTAGAGCCAATAACTCCGATAGAGCCGATGAAGACACGACTGATGTACTTTGATTTGATTTATCTTCGCACAAAATAA